AAGATGATGCAAGGAGCCGACTTCTTCGCCTGATCGAAAAGGTCGCGAACGCGCGAGGCGCCGACGCCGACGAACATCTCGACGAAGTCGGAGCCGGAGATCGAAAGAAACGGCACGCCCGCCTCGCCGGCGATCGCGCGCGCGAGCAACGTCTTACCCGATCCGGGCGGCCCGAGGAGGAGCACGCCCTTCGGAATCCGCGCGCCGAGGGCCTGATACTTCTTCGGATATTTGAGGAAGTCGACGATCTCCGCCAGCTCTTCCTTCGCCTCGTCGACGCCTGCGACGTCGGCAAAGGTAACCTTGGGCCGGTTCTCCGAGAGCATCTTTGCGCGCGACCGTCCAAACGACAGCGCTTGGCTCCCGCCGCTTTGCGCTTGGCGGAACAGGAAGAGGAAGAGCAAGGCCATCAACAAGATCGGTGCAAGACCCTCGAGCAACGTAAAGATGCCCGTATTCGACGGTTGCTCAAAGCTGACGACGCCGCTTTTCACGTGGCGCATGACGTCTTGCACGAACGCGCTGTCCGTGTTCGGAATCGAAACGACGTACTTCGTGCCGTTTGCGAGCGTGCCGCTCGCCTGCGTTCCTACCGCGTGGAACGACCGTACCTGCCCACCCTCCAATCGCTGGTAGAAGGCACCGTAGTCCAGGTGCGCGCTATCGTCCTGGGTCGCGACGAGGTGCGAGACCACGACGAAGACGAGGACGAAGACCGCGATGATGAGGAGGACCGAACGAAGATGCTTGCTCACTTACAATTACTCAGAACGAAAAACCCAGGGCTTTAGCTGCGCGAGATATGGAAGGTTCCGGAAGAGTTCCTGATAGTCCAAGCCGTAACCTACGACGAACTCGTCCGGACAGCGCAGGCCCACGTAATCGAGCGCGACGTCGACCCTGCGATGATACGGCTTGTCGAAGAGCACGCAGGAGGAGAGCCGCGCCGGCTTGCGCTCCGCCAAGAGCGCGCTCAGATACTCCAAGGTAAGACCGTTGTCCACGATGTCTTCAACGATGACGACGTTCCTACCGGTTACCGTTTCCGTGGTGTCCTTGAGAAGTCGCACCTCGCCGCTCGTGCGGGTGGCGTTGCCGTAGCTGGAGACACAGATGTAATCCACGATGATCTCGCTCGGGCCGTCCGGGACCAGCGCGATCGCTCGGGCCAGGTCGGTGACGACGTAGAGCGCCCCCTTCAACACCCCGAGCAAGAGCAGTGGTTGCCCGGTAAAATCGCCGGCAATCCGGACGGCGAGCCGCCCGATTGCCGCAGCGATCTCCTCTGCCGAGTATATCTGCTGCTCGATCGTGCCGTCATAGCTTTGCCCAATCTTCATTTATGGTTCGTTCCGCCGCCCCGTCTCGATTCGTAGGGTGACGCCCTTCTTCATATGGAATCGGCCGCTCCCGCCCAATTCCATCGTCCGCGCGGCCGCCTCCACGTGGGCGAAGTCCACGTCGGAGAGGCTCGCCTCATCTCGCAAGAGGTCGCGGACGCGCCGGCGCAGCACTGCCCGATCCGTCCCAGCTCGCTCGCTTGCGACCAGCTCGGCCGCTCGCGCGACCGCTTCGTCGAGTCCCGGAAAGGCCGGGCGCAGCGAAGCGAGCGCCTCTCGTACCGCGTTGCGGCGCATGGCCGCGTCTTCGTTCGTCGGATCGATCGCGTACGGCAAGCCGCTCACATGGCAGTAGTACCGCAAATCCTCGGCCGCGATTCGCAGCAGCGGGCGAACCAGCGCGACGCCCGGTACCAGCTCGCGCCGCGCCGTCATGCCGCCGAGCCCGTCCGGTCCGCTCCCGCGAAAGAGCGCGAGCAGCACGGTCTCGGTCTGATCTTCCGCGTGGTGCGCCGTCGCAACGGCACTCGCGCCGCGCCGGCGTGCGATCTCGACGAGCGATTCGTACCGCACCGTTCGCAGCATCGCCTCGTCGTGACCCTCCGGCTTCGGCGCGGCAACGTCCAAAGCAAGCCCGAGGCTCGCCGCGACCCGCATCGCGACGCACTCGTCCTGCCACGCCGACGTGCGAACTCCATGGTTGACGTGTGCGATCGAAAGCTGCAGCTCGAGATGCGGCGCGATCGCCGCGAGCACGGCGGCGAGCGCGACGGAATCCGGGCCGCCGCTGCACGCGACGACGAGGCGCTCCCCCGTGCGCAGAACGTCGCCGCGCAGCACGTGCTGCTCCATCGCCCGTTCCGGATGAGCTCCCCTCATAGCGCGTGCCGCAAGACTAGCGAGAGCACCACGGCTTATCTGCCGTGCCGGGCGATCTCGCGCTCGACGTCGCGTTTTGCGATGCTCGCACGCTTGTCCCAGAGCTTCTTTCCGCGCGCGAGACCGAGCTGCACCTTCGCCATGCCGCGCGTGAAGTACAGACGCAGCGGAACGACGGTGAGGCCCTTCTCTTGCACGCGCGAGCGTAGGAGCGCGATCTGCTCGCGATGCAGGAGCAACTTGCGCGCGCGACCCG
This portion of the Candidatus Dormiibacterota bacterium genome encodes:
- the tilS gene encoding tRNA lysidine(34) synthetase TilS, which produces MEQHVLRGDVLRTGERLVVACSGGPDSVALAAVLAAIAPHLELQLSIAHVNHGVRTSAWQDECVAMRVAASLGLALDVAAPKPEGHDEAMLRTVRYESLVEIARRRGASAVATAHHAEDQTETVLLALFRGSGPDGLGGMTARRELVPGVALVRPLLRIAAEDLRYYCHVSGLPYAIDPTNEDAAMRRNAVREALASLRPAFPGLDEAVARAAELVASERAGTDRAVLRRRVRDLLRDEASLSDVDFAHVEAAARTMELGGSGRFHMKKGVTLRIETGRRNEP
- the hpt gene encoding hypoxanthine phosphoribosyltransferase: MKIGQSYDGTIEQQIYSAEEIAAAIGRLAVRIAGDFTGQPLLLLGVLKGALYVVTDLARAIALVPDGPSEIIVDYICVSSYGNATRTSGEVRLLKDTTETVTGRNVVIVEDIVDNGLTLEYLSALLAERKPARLSSCVLFDKPYHRRVDVALDYVGLRCPDEFVVGYGLDYQELFRNLPYLAQLKPWVFRSE